From one Methanolobus chelungpuianus genomic stretch:
- the pheA gene encoding prephenate dehydratase, whose translation MMIGVLGPKGSYSEKAAGQWLAEIFPGETASIHSESCRDPVLHYCDDIQDVFSFLREGPVDIGLVPVENSIEGSVGVTLDMLLEHDVTIIGETVVAIEHCLLSKGRKEDIRIILSHPQGLAQCRHFLKENFRGAELRTTGSTSHAAKLATEFEEMAAIASRESAQTYGLNILVSNIQDRKHNHTRFLIMVRSDEASAGYPYRSYEDRTYKTSIIVYLDRDRPGALYEILGEFARRKINLTRIESRPSKKTLGDYLFYIDLEGRTSDDIIKEAIYNVESKVGMLKMLGSYPASEPV comes from the coding sequence ATGATGATCGGTGTGCTTGGACCAAAAGGTTCCTACTCTGAGAAAGCTGCTGGACAGTGGCTTGCTGAAATATTTCCCGGGGAAACTGCTAGTATCCACTCTGAGAGTTGCCGTGACCCTGTCCTGCATTATTGCGACGATATACAGGATGTTTTCTCATTCCTTAGAGAAGGTCCCGTGGATATTGGCCTGGTGCCCGTGGAGAATTCCATTGAAGGTTCTGTAGGAGTAACCCTTGACATGCTGCTGGAGCATGATGTGACCATAATCGGTGAGACCGTTGTTGCCATCGAGCATTGCCTGCTTTCAAAGGGCAGAAAGGAAGACATAAGGATAATACTCTCACATCCCCAGGGTCTTGCACAGTGCAGGCATTTCCTGAAGGAGAATTTCAGGGGAGCGGAGCTGAGGACCACAGGCAGCACATCCCATGCTGCAAAACTGGCCACGGAGTTCGAGGAGATGGCAGCCATCGCATCCCGCGAGTCGGCTCAGACGTACGGCCTCAACATCCTGGTATCCAATATCCAGGACAGGAAGCACAATCACACCCGCTTCCTGATAATGGTGCGTTCGGATGAGGCTTCTGCCGGATACCCCTACAGGAGCTATGAGGACCGCACTTACAAGACATCCATAATAGTGTATCTGGACCGCGACAGGCCAGGAGCTCTTTACGAGATACTCGGGGAATTTGCCCGCAGGAAGATAAACCTCACCAGGATAGAATCCAGGCCCTCCAAAAAGACTCTTGGGGACTACCTGTTCTATATCGATCTTGAAGGCAGGACGAGCGATGATATTATAAAAGAAGCAATATATAATGTAGAGTCAAAAGTCGGCATGTTAAAGATGCTTGGCTCCTATCCTGCATCAGAGCCAGTGTGA
- a CDS encoding AAA family ATPase, which yields MASDMNSRDLTQTYRVAGDMFATLFREIGKVVVGQDETVEQIIIAILCNGHALVESNPGLGKTLTISTIAKALDLNFSRIQCTPDLMPADITGTHIIEDVGGSKQFKFEAGPVFANIVLADEINRASPKTQSALLEAMQEKQITVGNDTFMLEQPFFILATQNPIEMEGTFPLPEAQLDRFLLKILVDYPKYEDEIEIVNRYTRSIMPTVGKVVNKNSLLDLQKLTRDVPIADDIKSRVIKIVMSTRIRNEFIEYGASPRASIGLILAAKARALIKGRNYVSNEDIDAMAYPVLRHRIILTFESERKGITTDQVIRNILEKIK from the coding sequence ATGGCTAGCGACATGAACTCAAGGGATCTGACACAAACATACAGGGTTGCCGGGGATATGTTTGCCACCCTTTTCAGAGAGATCGGAAAAGTGGTTGTCGGTCAGGACGAAACCGTAGAGCAGATAATCATTGCGATACTGTGCAACGGGCATGCCCTGGTGGAAAGTAACCCGGGACTTGGCAAGACGCTCACAATATCCACAATAGCAAAGGCGCTGGATCTTAACTTCAGCAGGATACAGTGTACCCCTGACCTCATGCCTGCAGACATCACCGGAACCCATATCATCGAGGACGTGGGCGGCTCAAAGCAGTTCAAGTTCGAGGCCGGACCGGTATTTGCCAATATCGTGCTGGCGGATGAGATCAACCGTGCATCCCCGAAGACACAGTCAGCACTCCTTGAGGCCATGCAGGAAAAGCAGATCACCGTGGGCAATGATACTTTCATGCTTGAGCAGCCGTTCTTCATCCTTGCAACCCAGAACCCCATAGAGATGGAAGGAACTTTCCCGCTTCCAGAGGCCCAGCTTGACAGGTTCCTCCTCAAGATCCTTGTGGATTACCCGAAATATGAGGATGAGATCGAGATAGTTAACCGCTACACCCGCTCAATAATGCCCACCGTCGGCAAGGTCGTTAACAAGAACTCCCTCCTCGACCTGCAGAAGCTCACAAGGGACGTGCCAATCGCAGACGACATCAAGAGCCGTGTCATCAAGATAGTCATGAGCACCCGTATCAGGAACGAGTTCATTGAATACGGCGCTTCCCCAAGGGCTTCCATTGGACTCATCCTTGCGGCAAAGGCAAGGGCCCTGATAAAGGGAAGGAACTATGTGAGCAACGAGGATATCGATGCCATGGCCTACCCGGTGTTAAGGCACAGGATAATCCTTACCTTTGAATCAGAAAGGAAAGGTATCACAACTGACCAAGTCATCAGGAACATCCTTGAAAAGATCAAATAA
- a CDS encoding DUF58 domain-containing protein, translating into MSDKKHTIDVDFFRQLDRFTFMVKKRMSSTYAGSRRSLHSGKGLDTVGYREYNRGDELKSVDWKAYARSEKLYVRQFEEEKSLTTHILLDASKSMDYGSGDISKFEYATMLAAGFAYLVTRDNDKFAISTFSQEADITKPRRGRRYLLQTIERLESVKLEGRTNIDHVTNLYSKAISSRSLIVIISDFLDDPASIESAIYRFADHDLLLVQVLDRTESMLTLHGHSRLVDVETGVKLDTYVSEDFKSEYNKKLAEHIARITAACDKVGAEFYTVSTDVPIFDAFLNTISRRMW; encoded by the coding sequence ATGAGCGACAAGAAACATACCATAGATGTTGACTTCTTCAGGCAGCTTGACCGCTTCACCTTCATGGTGAAGAAGAGGATGTCGAGCACATATGCCGGAAGCAGGCGCTCTCTCCATAGCGGCAAGGGGCTTGACACCGTAGGCTACAGGGAATACAACAGGGGAGACGAACTCAAATCCGTTGACTGGAAAGCCTATGCGAGGTCCGAGAAGCTCTATGTGCGCCAGTTCGAGGAGGAGAAGTCACTCACCACGCACATCCTGCTGGACGCCAGCAAGAGCATGGACTACGGTAGCGGCGACATCTCCAAGTTCGAGTACGCAACAATGCTGGCAGCAGGCTTTGCATATCTTGTCACAAGGGATAATGACAAATTTGCCATATCCACCTTCTCCCAAGAAGCGGACATCACAAAACCACGCAGGGGAAGAAGGTATCTCCTGCAGACCATCGAACGGCTCGAGAGCGTGAAGCTCGAAGGCAGGACCAATATAGACCATGTCACCAACCTTTATTCGAAGGCCATCAGTTCGAGGTCACTTATAGTAATCATATCTGATTTCCTTGATGACCCCGCATCCATCGAGTCAGCCATCTATCGCTTTGCCGATCATGACCTCCTGCTTGTGCAGGTGCTTGACAGGACAGAGAGCATGCTTACCCTGCACGGGCACAGCAGGCTGGTGGACGTAGAGACCGGGGTCAAGCTGGACACCTACGTCAGCGAGGACTTCAAGAGCGAATACAACAAAAAGCTGGCAGAGCATATCGCCAGGATCACTGCGGCATGTGATAAGGTAGGTGCCGAGTTCTACACTGTCAGCACGGACGTACCTATATTTGATGCGTTCCTCAATACTATAAGCAGGAGGATGTGGTAA
- a CDS encoding mechanosensitive ion channel domain-containing protein, which yields MPLQDFAVSIVSFAITLLLLLVLSYLFRKKAFFSKDRIIQQLVILIILAAGLGIAVLTLPLSTDDKNLILTLAGIVIGAAITFASTTFVANAMAGIMLRLINPFRRGDFIKTNDTFGRVTEINFLHTQVQSVDRDLIMIPNRMLVSYPLKTIRSSGTIISASVSLGYNISRKTIEKNLLIAAERTGLENPFVHVTELGDFSVTYKVGGLLRDVESIITKRSDFKKNVMDSLHEADIEIVSPTYTNRRNLKDDYVCIPPEEKGGTPVMHDESIPKTEDIIFDKAIEARNLEAIYTNWERFPERRKAIEERIKELPDEKALESMKIELRSLAEQEQELKPSLDLLKSKAGIRKDMDEEERKHILDMIADLDTREHAIDDRYSKLELRVDKLLEGRT from the coding sequence ATGCCACTTCAAGATTTTGCAGTAAGTATCGTATCATTTGCTATCACATTATTGCTTTTGCTCGTGCTCAGTTATCTTTTCAGGAAGAAGGCATTCTTCTCAAAAGACAGGATAATACAGCAACTGGTCATTCTGATCATCCTTGCTGCCGGCCTCGGGATAGCAGTACTGACCCTTCCCCTGAGCACTGATGACAAGAACCTGATCCTGACCCTCGCAGGTATCGTTATCGGTGCAGCCATCACCTTTGCTTCGACCACATTTGTCGCCAACGCCATGGCAGGCATAATGCTCCGGCTGATCAACCCTTTCAGGAGAGGGGATTTCATAAAGACCAACGACACCTTCGGAAGGGTGACCGAGATAAATTTCCTGCACACCCAGGTACAGTCTGTTGACAGGGACCTCATAATGATACCGAACAGGATGCTTGTATCATATCCGCTCAAGACCATCAGGTCATCGGGTACGATCATTTCTGCAAGTGTTTCCCTTGGATATAATATATCACGCAAGACCATTGAAAAGAACCTGCTGATTGCAGCCGAAAGGACAGGGCTTGAGAACCCTTTCGTGCATGTCACCGAACTGGGAGATTTTTCTGTCACCTATAAAGTTGGAGGATTGCTCAGAGACGTGGAAAGCATCATAACAAAGAGGTCCGATTTTAAAAAGAATGTCATGGACTCACTTCACGAGGCTGACATTGAGATCGTTTCACCTACTTATACGAACAGGAGAAACCTGAAAGACGATTACGTATGCATACCTCCTGAAGAGAAGGGAGGAACACCGGTAATGCACGATGAGTCAATACCAAAGACCGAGGACATTATATTCGATAAGGCTATCGAGGCCAGGAACCTGGAAGCCATATACACCAACTGGGAGCGCTTTCCCGAAAGAAGAAAAGCGATAGAGGAAAGAATAAAGGAACTGCCGGATGAGAAAGCCCTGGAAAGCATGAAGATTGAACTAAGGTCGCTGGCAGAGCAGGAACAGGAACTGAAGCCTTCCCTCGACCTACTGAAGAGCAAAGCTGGTATCAGGAAGGATATGGACGAAGAGGAGAGGAAGCATATCCTTGACATGATAGCTGACCTTGATACAAGGGAACATGCAATAGATGACAGATACAGTAAACTGGAACTCAGGGTTGATAAGTTACTTGAGGGACGTACATAG
- a CDS encoding DUF7502 family protein, giving the protein MDIRKFVQTQEAALKRYRRTYKLLDFLTILILIYTFLILLSADQALPFIKSFEVRSGTSYDLAGFSIPFATVVLLALSALVSLALTLIIHIRDKRINTIGLVEEKYPGLRERLRTAYDNLDLDNIIANDLRQAVSSSVEKVSSSAFLRKRRINFGIMVIIVSVILLAFVTMNSIHVVDPGDWENVLDDLFPDSSDDDLFEIDEDTQENTGAENITGEPAVIVVEGTEVDLSLPPGSGVGFNEGNDSEQDTDFVPSSSYEIDAISSQTYYESFPEGYESVIKSYFEQMAQK; this is encoded by the coding sequence ATGGACATCAGGAAATTCGTGCAAACACAGGAAGCTGCCCTGAAGAGATACCGCAGGACATATAAGCTGCTCGACTTTCTCACGATCCTTATCCTCATTTATACATTTCTTATCTTGCTGAGTGCCGATCAGGCACTGCCGTTCATAAAGAGTTTCGAGGTTCGCTCAGGAACAAGTTATGATCTTGCCGGGTTCAGTATACCTTTTGCAACAGTGGTGCTCCTGGCCCTGTCTGCGCTTGTGTCTCTGGCGTTAACCCTTATCATTCACATAAGGGACAAGAGGATCAATACCATCGGGCTCGTAGAAGAAAAATATCCAGGACTTCGGGAAAGGCTGCGAACCGCCTATGATAACCTGGACCTTGACAATATCATTGCCAACGACCTGCGACAGGCAGTATCGTCATCCGTGGAAAAGGTAAGTTCTTCCGCTTTTCTAAGGAAAAGAAGGATCAACTTTGGCATAATGGTGATAATAGTCTCCGTTATCTTACTGGCCTTTGTCACTATGAACAGCATACACGTAGTGGACCCCGGTGACTGGGAAAACGTACTCGATGATCTCTTTCCGGACAGCTCGGATGATGACCTCTTCGAGATAGATGAGGACACTCAGGAGAATACAGGCGCGGAGAACATTACAGGAGAGCCGGCAGTGATAGTGGTGGAAGGGACTGAGGTGGACCTTAGCCTGCCCCCCGGATCGGGAGTCGGCTTTAACGAGGGCAATGACAGCGAGCAGGACACGGATTTTGTGCCTTCATCGTCCTACGAGATCGATGCCATATCCTCACAGACCTATTATGAGAGCTTCCCTGAAGGCTATGAGAGCGTTATCAAGTCATACTTTGAACAGATGGCTCAAAAGTAA
- a CDS encoding BatA domain-containing protein, translating into MPFETPLALAALASVIPLILLYLLRPKPLQVVVPSLMFLMNIKEEKKRFYTSITKLIKDPLFLIQLLVLILLALAAAAPFIETQEPLSGEHTVIIIDASASMQTDNRFSDALSKAGDYVSKKNTIILAENVPVTVLADGGSSAADETLNTLKPKAVVADISAAVSAGMRTLSQEGGRIVVISDFSYWDGDDPVNAKNLAESYGLQVEYVLVGSSTDNVGIIQGEVSAVDGSYTYAGIVKNYNNGRQSVRLDVVNEDGSSQQVNLNVAARSTQQFKVTNLKPGISEVRIAAADSLMVDNVAYISVPPSASKQMLVVSDTGKLPSHTALSLMPNVRTNLLEGVPSDLSRYSVVVVATKQRALASNEIATLNSFIRSGGEVVFIASDALASDKAGTDMQELLPVRTGDVVSAERGVTLKVLQETRLSEDIQFKEVAVYEYLNATARRDTTTLVSTTAGTPMLVYGTLGDGTVVYLGLNDAMGEDAWNNFHNLPEYPVFWFKLAGWLGGTGSVTDYNLKTGSVSALAREQEIQTPSGLETTSRVLYDEAGVYTVVGKRIAVNLYSDRESDTTLTGQELIDRSKAKDSPGIVRASSYTAKNYLDTYMIIIVFLLVLLELLIIRKRGEL; encoded by the coding sequence ATGCCTTTTGAGACCCCCCTCGCGCTCGCCGCCCTTGCAAGCGTGATACCCCTTATACTGCTCTACCTGCTGCGCCCCAAGCCGCTTCAGGTAGTGGTGCCTTCGCTGATGTTCCTTATGAACATCAAGGAAGAAAAAAAGCGCTTCTACACATCGATAACCAAACTGATAAAAGACCCGCTGTTCCTTATACAACTCCTTGTGCTTATACTGCTGGCACTTGCTGCAGCAGCGCCTTTCATCGAGACGCAGGAGCCTCTCAGCGGGGAGCATACTGTCATAATCATCGACGCATCCGCCAGCATGCAGACTGACAACAGGTTCAGCGACGCGCTCTCAAAGGCAGGTGACTATGTAAGCAAGAAGAATACCATCATCCTTGCAGAGAACGTACCCGTGACAGTACTTGCCGACGGCGGTTCCTCGGCAGCCGATGAGACCCTGAATACGCTTAAGCCCAAGGCAGTGGTCGCAGATATCTCCGCGGCCGTCTCGGCAGGCATGAGGACGCTATCCCAGGAAGGCGGGAGGATAGTTGTGATATCCGATTTCTCTTACTGGGACGGGGATGACCCAGTGAACGCCAAGAACCTCGCCGAGTCCTACGGACTGCAGGTTGAGTATGTCCTTGTGGGCAGCAGCACCGACAATGTGGGCATCATCCAGGGAGAGGTCTCAGCGGTTGACGGAAGCTACACCTATGCGGGGATAGTGAAGAACTACAATAACGGCAGGCAGTCCGTGAGACTGGATGTTGTTAATGAGGACGGAAGCTCACAGCAGGTGAACCTTAACGTGGCTGCCCGCTCCACACAGCAGTTCAAGGTGACAAACCTGAAGCCCGGCATAAGTGAAGTAAGGATCGCAGCTGCCGACAGCCTCATGGTCGATAACGTGGCATATATATCGGTCCCTCCCTCCGCATCAAAACAGATGCTTGTGGTTTCGGATACCGGGAAGCTCCCTTCCCACACCGCGCTCTCGCTCATGCCCAATGTCAGGACCAACCTGCTTGAAGGAGTGCCTTCGGACCTTTCCCGGTACAGCGTGGTCGTGGTTGCCACTAAGCAGAGGGCTCTTGCATCAAACGAAATAGCCACCCTCAACAGCTTTATCAGGAGCGGCGGCGAGGTAGTGTTCATAGCAAGCGATGCGCTGGCTTCGGATAAGGCCGGTACGGACATGCAGGAACTGCTTCCTGTCAGGACGGGAGATGTCGTGAGTGCCGAGAGAGGTGTAACGCTCAAGGTGCTCCAGGAAACGAGGCTCAGTGAGGACATACAGTTCAAAGAAGTGGCGGTGTACGAGTACCTCAACGCTACTGCAAGGAGGGACACAACGACCCTTGTATCAACCACTGCGGGCACTCCCATGCTGGTATACGGCACGCTGGGAGATGGCACGGTGGTCTACCTGGGACTGAATGACGCCATGGGAGAAGATGCCTGGAACAACTTCCATAACCTTCCAGAATACCCGGTATTCTGGTTCAAGCTGGCCGGCTGGCTCGGAGGTACGGGAAGCGTTACGGATTACAACCTGAAGACAGGCTCGGTATCCGCACTTGCCAGGGAGCAGGAGATACAGACCCCCTCCGGCCTCGAAACAACATCAAGGGTGCTCTATGATGAGGCCGGGGTCTATACGGTGGTCGGAAAAAGGATTGCTGTCAACCTGTACAGCGACAGGGAGTCGGATACGACCCTCACAGGACAGGAGCTTATCGACAGATCGAAGGCTAAGGACTCACCCGGCATCGTGCGTGCCAGCAGCTATACCGCAAAGAACTATCTGGACACATATATGATAATCATAGTTTTCCTGCTTGTACTACTTGAACTGCTGATAATTAGGAAGAGGGGTGAGCTCTGA